The following are encoded together in the Mesoterricola sediminis genome:
- a CDS encoding NADH:flavin oxidoreductase encodes MPQLSDPIQLKSFTLPNRLVMAPMVTGLAEDHQPSEAQLAWYRDHARAGVGLVVVESTAVAADAIIMPRLLGAWDDAQVPGLARLAAAVKAEGVPVVVQLVHGGGRAVREDPAVPRLSASPVAVLPGPAPRAMTEAEIQAVIAAFAAAARRAVAAGFDGVEVHAAHYYLLSQFLSPRTNQRTDRWGGSLENRARFALETVKAVREAVGPDKLVLCRMHAVEHVEGGLTPEACAWLAQALEAAGVDLLDASGIGTSSVGDWEGQPFLNTSSVPPKGTPGGGYVPFAARLRKAVGIPVITVGKLAEPGLAAGVVARGDADLVALGRPLIADVQAARKLLEGRDAEVDACRECLACFASIRKGPVRCSVNRELRA; translated from the coding sequence ATGCCCCAGCTCTCCGATCCCATCCAGCTGAAATCCTTCACGTTGCCCAACCGGCTCGTGATGGCGCCCATGGTCACCGGCCTGGCCGAGGACCACCAACCCTCGGAGGCCCAGCTGGCCTGGTACCGGGACCACGCCCGGGCCGGCGTGGGCCTGGTGGTGGTCGAATCCACCGCCGTGGCGGCCGACGCCATCATCATGCCCCGGCTCCTGGGGGCCTGGGACGACGCCCAGGTGCCCGGCCTGGCGCGGCTGGCCGCGGCGGTGAAGGCCGAGGGTGTGCCCGTCGTCGTCCAGCTGGTGCACGGGGGCGGACGCGCGGTGCGGGAGGACCCGGCCGTGCCCCGCCTGTCCGCGTCTCCCGTGGCCGTGCTCCCCGGCCCCGCGCCCCGGGCGATGACCGAGGCGGAGATCCAGGCGGTCATCGCGGCCTTCGCGGCCGCCGCGCGGCGCGCGGTGGCCGCGGGCTTCGACGGCGTGGAGGTCCACGCGGCCCACTACTACCTGCTGTCCCAGTTCCTCTCCCCCCGCACCAACCAGCGCACGGACCGCTGGGGCGGGAGCCTGGAGAACCGCGCCCGGTTCGCGCTGGAAACGGTGAAGGCCGTGCGGGAGGCCGTGGGTCCCGACAAGCTCGTGCTCTGCCGCATGCACGCCGTGGAGCACGTGGAGGGGGGCCTGACCCCCGAGGCCTGCGCCTGGCTCGCCCAGGCCCTCGAAGCGGCCGGCGTGGATCTCCTGGACGCCTCCGGCATCGGCACCAGCTCCGTGGGGGACTGGGAGGGCCAGCCCTTCCTGAACACCAGCTCCGTCCCCCCCAAGGGCACCCCCGGCGGCGGCTACGTGCCCTTCGCGGCCCGCCTCCGGAAGGCGGTGGGCATCCCCGTCATCACCGTCGGCAAGCTGGCCGAGCCGGGCCTCGCCGCGGGCGTGGTGGCCCGGGGCGACGCGGACCTGGTGGCCCTGGGCCGCCCCCTGATCGCCGACGTCCAGGCCGCCCGCAAGCTGCTGGAGGGCCGGGACGCGGAGGTGGACGCCTGCCGTGAATGCCTCGCCTGCTTCGCCTCCATCCGCAAGGGGCCCGTGCGCTGCTCCGTGAACCGGGAGCTCCGGGCATGA
- the acs gene encoding acetate--CoA ligase, with protein MSQGTNEDLQAATHLSESQQAAISRLQRDENVIPAPIWLSRQAHLANDAVERSHALSDPDGFWTERAKLVDWMEPFTQVSKFDPPRHQWFLGGKLNATVNCIDRHVYSERRNKAALIWVGEDGEEHAYTYGRLYREVNRFANTLRNLGVAKGDRVILYMPLCPEGVITMLACARIGAIHSVVYAGMGTQALRARIVDCAAKVVVCSDYTLRRGKKVALKPTVDEAVRDLFSVDHIIVHRRGSRPGDEPYAFESEREHDFYDIQEAHSIHCEPEPMDAEDPLFILYTSGTTGKPKGVVHATGGYLVGVTYLARAFYQITDRDIYWSTSDIGWIVGHSFIVYGPLSCGATVFCREGVPDYPSPEVTWELCERYGVNLMFTAPTAVRMWMSHGPEAPSKYDLSRLRLIACAGEPLNPEAHHWAQKYLAGQSNGMVVDNWWQTEIAAPVLGTLPTFEARPGKVGKPMPGVVAEVVDAEGVPVPDGSGGLLILRRPLPYMMRTVWGDHARYERYWNQVPGGVYTAGDIAVKDRDGYFAVLGRSDDVMNVAGHRIGTADVEGALVRHPAIGEAAVIGLPDPVKGERIKAFVVLRSGVAQGPGLIASLKDHVRQDLGPIAVPAEIEVRTSLPKTRSGKIVRRYLKALEMGEDPGDLSTLAD; from the coding sequence ATGTCCCAGGGAACGAACGAGGACCTTCAAGCGGCCACGCACCTGAGCGAGTCCCAGCAGGCCGCCATCTCCCGCCTGCAGCGGGATGAGAATGTCATTCCCGCTCCCATCTGGCTTTCGCGCCAGGCCCACCTGGCCAACGATGCCGTGGAGCGCAGCCACGCCCTCTCGGACCCGGACGGCTTCTGGACCGAACGGGCGAAGCTGGTGGACTGGATGGAGCCCTTCACCCAGGTCTCGAAGTTCGATCCGCCGCGCCACCAGTGGTTCCTGGGCGGCAAGCTCAACGCCACGGTCAACTGCATCGACCGCCACGTGTACTCCGAGCGCCGCAACAAGGCCGCCCTCATCTGGGTCGGCGAGGACGGCGAGGAGCACGCCTACACCTACGGGCGCCTCTACCGCGAGGTGAACCGCTTCGCGAACACCCTCCGCAACCTGGGCGTGGCGAAGGGTGACCGCGTCATCCTCTACATGCCGCTCTGCCCCGAGGGCGTCATCACCATGCTTGCGTGCGCGCGCATCGGCGCCATCCACTCGGTGGTCTACGCGGGCATGGGCACCCAGGCCCTCCGGGCCCGCATCGTGGACTGCGCCGCCAAGGTGGTCGTGTGCTCCGACTACACCCTCCGCCGGGGCAAGAAGGTGGCCCTGAAGCCCACCGTGGACGAGGCCGTCCGGGACCTCTTCAGCGTGGACCACATCATCGTCCACCGGCGCGGATCCCGGCCCGGCGACGAGCCCTACGCCTTCGAGTCCGAACGCGAGCACGACTTCTACGACATCCAGGAGGCCCACAGCATCCACTGCGAGCCGGAGCCCATGGACGCCGAGGACCCGCTGTTCATCCTCTACACCTCGGGCACCACCGGGAAGCCCAAGGGCGTCGTGCACGCCACCGGCGGCTACCTCGTGGGCGTCACCTACCTGGCCCGCGCCTTCTACCAGATCACCGACCGCGACATCTACTGGAGCACCTCCGACATCGGCTGGATCGTCGGCCACTCCTTCATCGTCTACGGCCCCCTCTCCTGCGGCGCGACGGTCTTCTGCCGCGAGGGCGTGCCGGACTATCCCAGCCCCGAGGTGACCTGGGAGCTCTGCGAGCGGTACGGCGTCAACCTCATGTTCACGGCCCCCACGGCGGTGCGCATGTGGATGAGCCACGGGCCCGAGGCGCCCAGCAAGTACGACCTCAGCCGCCTGCGCCTCATCGCCTGCGCCGGGGAGCCCCTCAACCCCGAGGCCCACCACTGGGCCCAGAAGTACCTCGCCGGCCAGAGCAACGGCATGGTCGTGGACAACTGGTGGCAGACCGAGATCGCCGCCCCCGTCCTCGGCACGCTCCCCACCTTCGAGGCGCGGCCGGGCAAGGTGGGCAAGCCCATGCCCGGCGTCGTGGCGGAGGTGGTGGACGCCGAGGGCGTGCCCGTCCCCGACGGGTCCGGCGGCCTCCTCATCCTCCGCAGGCCCCTGCCCTACATGATGCGCACCGTCTGGGGGGACCACGCCCGCTACGAGCGCTACTGGAACCAGGTGCCGGGGGGCGTCTACACCGCCGGCGACATCGCGGTGAAGGACCGCGACGGCTACTTCGCCGTCCTGGGCCGCTCCGACGACGTCATGAACGTGGCCGGCCACCGCATCGGGACGGCGGACGTCGAGGGCGCCCTGGTGCGCCACCCCGCCATCGGGGAGGCCGCGGTCATCGGACTGCCCGACCCCGTCAAGGGCGAGCGGATCAAGGCCTTCGTCGTGCTCCGGAGCGGCGTGGCCCAGGGCCCCGGCCTCATCGCCTCCCTCAAGGACCACGTCCGCCAGGATCTGGGCCCCATCGCCGTGCCGGCGGAGATCGAGGTGCGCACCTCCCTCCCCAAGACCCGCTCCGGCAAGATCGTCCGGCGCTACCTCAAGGCGCTGGAGATGGGCGAGGACCCCGGGGACCTGTCGACCCTCGCCGACTGA
- a CDS encoding S41 family peptidase, translated as MHARTWLALPMLLAAGAPASAHLDAKLIRFPHVSASQITFCFAGDVWVVPKEGGLAQRLSTPAGEESFPRFSPDGKEIAFTATYDGNQDVYVMPAGGGVPARITHHPLPDRVLGWTPDGKSILFASMMESGKDRFNKIFKVAKGGGLPEALPVPYGEFGALSPDGKVLAYMPISTDFRTWKRYRGGMASEIWFYDLEKKTSFRLPSEGGSNDAQPMWHGSTLYFLSDRDASKRNNIWSFDTRTKAFKQITFFKDYDVHFPAIGPSDIVLEAGGRLHRLELPSGKLVEVKVEVVTDAAVLRARTENASKLIRGATPGPQGKRAVFEARGELFSVPAEKGVVLNLTNTPGVAERFPALSADGKQLAYFSDATGEYELWVRPADGTGSPRQVTKLGPGFRYRPQWSPDGKKIVFADVAMRINLCDVETGKVQAIDKGHFMMDGGVAAFSVNWSADSRWITYVRDTPNRNAVVMLYDTKAGSLKEATSNFYNASDAAFDPEGNYLFITTGQVFSPTYSDLDNTWIYKDSTKLAALPLRKDVPSPLAPRNDDVKEDKKEEKKDAKDAKEAKPAGPKAVEIDLDGLEGRMVLLPPPAGDYADLVAVKGKLVYRRLGPQAMDGDRKGTLYTYDLEEREEKTVIADVDGVGVTPDGSKALVARKDAFGFIDLRPDQKLDKRMPTGDLPMQVDAKAEWRQIFNDTWRLERDMFYDPALHGVDWKAMKTRYGKLIDDCVTREDVNFVLGELIAELNASHAYRGGGDVELAAPKGVGLLGADYALENGKYRIKRILRGASWDASAKAPLAQPGVNVKEGDYLLAVNRVPVDTSKDPWAAFQGLAGKTVLLTVNDRPEAAGARDVLVETIPNEMRLRHLAWVEGMRAWVDKTSNGRVGYVYVPDTGIGGQNDLVRQFRGQWTKPGLIIDDRFNSGGQIPDRFVEMLGRKVLNYWGVRDGMDWQWPTVAHNGPKAMLMNGWSGSGGDCFPFYFRQAGLGPLIGRRTWGGLIGISGAPALIDGGNITVPTFGIYSTAGEWLIEGHGVDPDIEVMDDPALMAQGRDPQLERALQEVTAALEKNPPKRPAKPAYPNRAH; from the coding sequence ATGCACGCACGCACATGGCTGGCCCTGCCGATGCTGCTGGCCGCCGGAGCTCCGGCCAGCGCCCATCTGGACGCCAAGCTGATCCGCTTTCCCCATGTCTCGGCCTCCCAGATCACGTTCTGCTTCGCCGGCGACGTGTGGGTGGTCCCCAAGGAGGGCGGCCTGGCCCAGCGCCTGTCGACGCCGGCCGGGGAGGAATCCTTCCCCCGCTTCTCGCCCGACGGCAAGGAAATCGCCTTCACCGCCACCTACGACGGCAACCAGGATGTGTACGTGATGCCCGCCGGCGGCGGTGTCCCCGCCCGCATCACCCATCACCCCCTCCCGGACCGGGTCCTGGGTTGGACGCCCGACGGCAAGTCCATCCTCTTCGCCTCCATGATGGAATCCGGCAAGGACCGCTTTAATAAGATCTTCAAGGTCGCCAAGGGCGGCGGGCTGCCCGAAGCCCTCCCGGTCCCCTACGGCGAGTTCGGCGCCCTCTCCCCCGACGGGAAGGTGCTGGCCTACATGCCCATCTCCACCGACTTCCGCACCTGGAAGCGCTACCGCGGCGGCATGGCCTCCGAGATCTGGTTCTACGACCTGGAGAAGAAGACCAGCTTCCGGCTGCCCAGCGAGGGCGGCTCCAACGACGCCCAGCCCATGTGGCACGGGAGCACCCTCTACTTCCTCTCCGACCGCGACGCCTCCAAGCGCAACAACATCTGGTCCTTCGACACCCGCACCAAGGCCTTCAAGCAGATCACCTTCTTCAAGGACTACGACGTCCACTTCCCCGCCATCGGCCCCTCGGACATCGTCCTCGAGGCAGGCGGCCGGCTGCACCGCCTCGAGCTCCCCAGCGGGAAGCTCGTCGAAGTCAAGGTGGAGGTGGTGACCGACGCCGCCGTCCTGCGGGCCCGCACCGAGAACGCCTCCAAGCTGATCCGGGGCGCCACCCCTGGGCCCCAGGGCAAGCGCGCCGTCTTCGAGGCCCGCGGCGAGCTCTTCAGCGTGCCCGCCGAGAAGGGCGTCGTCCTGAACCTGACGAACACCCCCGGCGTCGCCGAGCGCTTCCCTGCCCTCTCCGCCGACGGCAAGCAGCTCGCCTACTTCAGCGACGCCACGGGCGAGTACGAGCTCTGGGTCCGCCCCGCCGACGGCACCGGCTCCCCCCGCCAGGTGACGAAGCTGGGCCCCGGCTTCCGCTACCGCCCCCAGTGGTCCCCCGACGGCAAGAAGATCGTCTTCGCCGACGTGGCCATGCGCATCAACCTCTGCGACGTGGAGACCGGCAAGGTCCAGGCCATCGACAAGGGCCACTTCATGATGGACGGGGGCGTGGCAGCCTTCTCCGTCAATTGGTCCGCTGACAGCCGGTGGATCACCTACGTGCGCGACACCCCCAACCGGAACGCCGTGGTGATGCTCTACGACACCAAGGCCGGCAGCCTGAAGGAGGCCACCTCCAACTTCTACAACGCCTCCGACGCCGCCTTCGATCCCGAGGGCAACTACCTCTTCATCACCACCGGCCAGGTCTTCTCGCCCACCTACAGCGACCTGGACAACACCTGGATCTACAAGGACTCCACCAAGCTGGCCGCCCTGCCCCTGCGCAAGGACGTCCCCAGCCCCCTCGCGCCCCGCAACGACGACGTGAAGGAGGACAAGAAGGAGGAGAAGAAGGACGCCAAGGACGCGAAGGAAGCGAAGCCCGCCGGCCCCAAGGCCGTCGAGATCGACCTGGACGGCCTCGAAGGGCGCATGGTCCTGCTGCCGCCTCCAGCCGGCGACTACGCCGACCTCGTCGCGGTGAAGGGCAAGCTCGTCTACCGCCGCCTCGGGCCCCAGGCCATGGACGGCGATCGGAAGGGCACCCTGTACACCTACGACCTGGAGGAGCGCGAGGAGAAGACCGTGATCGCCGACGTCGACGGCGTGGGCGTCACCCCCGACGGCAGCAAGGCCCTCGTCGCCCGGAAGGACGCCTTCGGCTTCATCGACCTGCGCCCGGACCAGAAGCTCGACAAGCGCATGCCCACCGGCGACCTGCCCATGCAGGTGGACGCCAAGGCCGAATGGCGCCAGATCTTCAACGACACCTGGCGCCTGGAGCGCGACATGTTCTACGATCCCGCCCTCCACGGCGTGGACTGGAAGGCCATGAAGACCCGCTACGGCAAGCTCATCGACGATTGCGTCACCCGCGAGGACGTCAACTTCGTCCTGGGCGAGCTCATCGCCGAGCTGAACGCCTCCCATGCCTACCGCGGCGGCGGCGACGTGGAGCTGGCCGCGCCCAAGGGCGTCGGGCTCCTGGGCGCCGACTATGCGCTTGAGAACGGCAAGTACCGCATCAAGCGCATCCTGCGCGGCGCCTCCTGGGACGCCTCCGCCAAGGCCCCCCTCGCCCAGCCCGGCGTCAACGTGAAGGAAGGCGACTACCTGCTGGCCGTCAACCGCGTGCCCGTGGACACCTCCAAGGATCCCTGGGCGGCCTTCCAGGGCCTGGCCGGCAAGACCGTCCTGCTGACCGTCAACGACCGCCCCGAGGCCGCCGGCGCCCGCGACGTCCTCGTCGAGACCATCCCCAACGAGATGCGCCTGCGCCACCTGGCCTGGGTGGAGGGGATGCGCGCCTGGGTCGACAAGACCTCCAACGGCCGCGTCGGCTACGTCTACGTCCCCGACACGGGCATCGGCGGCCAGAACGACCTGGTCCGGCAGTTCCGCGGCCAGTGGACGAAGCCCGGCCTCATCATCGACGACCGCTTCAACAGCGGCGGCCAGATCCCCGATCGCTTCGTCGAGATGCTGGGCCGCAAGGTCCTCAACTACTGGGGCGTCCGCGACGGCATGGACTGGCAGTGGCCCACCGTGGCCCACAACGGCCCCAAGGCCATGCTCATGAACGGCTGGAGCGGCTCGGGCGGCGACTGCTTCCCCTTCTACTTCCGCCAGGCGGGCCTCGGCCCCCTCATCGGGCGCCGCACCTGGGGCGGCCTGATCGGCATCAGCGGCGCGCCCGCGCTCATCGACGGCGGCAACATCACGGTGCCCACCTTCGGCATTTACTCCACCGCCGGCGAATGGCTGATCGAGGGCCACGGCGTCGATCCCGACATCGAGGTCATGGACGATCCCGCGCTCATGGCCCAGGGCCGCGATCCCCAGCTGGAGCGCGCCCTCCAGGAGGTCACGGCGGCGCTGGAAAAGAATCCCCCCAAGCGCCCCGCCAAGCCCGCCTACCCCAACCGGGCCCACTGA
- a CDS encoding AraC family transcriptional regulator produces MDVRPLPDLARLRELIQASAPCDGAFELRVPGVFASRVSRAQKAWHHAVQRPALCLVAQGAKRVTLGAEAYDYDANRMLVYAVDVPIMAQVTEAPYLGLRLDLDPQRICALTAQVHPQGLPAAPEGRAICVDAADPALLNAILRLVELAARPGDSDLIAPLVMDEILIRLLGSPLGRRVASAGLENSRTHRVSQALSWVRAHFDQPLDVARLAALAHMSPSSFHQHFKAVTSMSPLQYQKALRLQEARRLMLLADLDAGSAGRRVGYQSPSQFTREYGRYFGDAPTRDIARLRRVPEPQDRGPAD; encoded by the coding sequence ATGGACGTCCGGCCCCTCCCCGACCTGGCGCGCCTGCGGGAGCTGATCCAGGCGTCCGCCCCCTGCGACGGCGCCTTCGAGCTCCGGGTGCCGGGGGTCTTCGCCTCCCGGGTCTCCCGGGCCCAGAAGGCCTGGCACCACGCGGTGCAGCGTCCGGCCCTGTGTCTCGTGGCCCAGGGGGCGAAGCGGGTGACGCTCGGGGCGGAGGCCTACGATTACGACGCCAACCGCATGCTGGTCTATGCCGTGGACGTGCCGATCATGGCCCAGGTCACGGAGGCCCCCTACCTGGGCCTCCGCCTCGACCTGGACCCGCAGCGGATCTGCGCCCTGACGGCCCAGGTCCACCCCCAGGGCCTGCCCGCGGCCCCGGAGGGCCGGGCCATCTGCGTGGACGCGGCCGATCCGGCCCTCCTCAACGCCATCCTCCGTCTGGTGGAACTGGCGGCCCGGCCCGGCGACTCGGACCTCATCGCCCCGCTGGTGATGGACGAGATCCTCATCCGCCTCCTGGGGAGCCCCCTGGGCCGCCGGGTCGCGAGCGCAGGCCTGGAGAACAGCCGAACCCACCGCGTCTCCCAGGCCCTGAGCTGGGTGCGCGCCCACTTCGACCAGCCCCTGGACGTGGCGCGTCTGGCCGCCCTCGCCCACATGAGTCCCTCGTCCTTCCACCAGCACTTCAAGGCGGTCACCTCCATGAGCCCCCTCCAGTACCAGAAGGCGCTGCGCCTCCAGGAGGCGCGGCGCCTGATGCTCCTGGCCGACCTGGACGCGGGCTCCGCGGGGCGGCGCGTGGGCTACCAGAGCCCCTCCCAGTTCACCCGGGAGTACGGCCGCTATTTCGGCGACGCCCCCACCCGGGACATCGCCCGCCTCCGCCGGGTGCCCGAACCCCAGGACCGGGGCCCCGCGGACTGA
- a CDS encoding aldo/keto reductase, with translation METRKLGTSGLEVSALGLGCMGISFGLGPAVDRAEGVALIRAAVARGVTFFDTAEVYGPFVNEDVVGEALQPFRDQVVIATKFGFRIDPATGENLGGLDSRPAHIREVAEASLRRLRVEALDLFYQHRVDPEVPIEDVAGTVADLVREGKVRHFGLSEAGAGTIRRAHAVHPVAALQSEYSLWWREPEREILPLLEELGIGFVPFSPLGRGFLTGKIDAATTFDPGDIRATVPRFTPEARQANLALVDRLKAIAAAKGGTPAQVALAWILAQKPWIVPIPGTRRLERLEENLGGAELALTPADLAAIDRALAEVEIQGARYPEHLQRLVGR, from the coding sequence ATGGAAACGCGCAAACTCGGGACATCCGGCCTGGAGGTCTCGGCCCTGGGACTGGGGTGCATGGGGATCAGCTTCGGCCTCGGCCCCGCCGTGGACCGGGCGGAGGGGGTCGCCCTCATCCGCGCGGCCGTGGCGCGGGGGGTCACCTTCTTCGACACGGCCGAGGTCTACGGCCCCTTCGTGAACGAGGACGTGGTCGGCGAGGCGCTCCAGCCCTTCCGGGACCAGGTGGTCATCGCCACCAAGTTCGGGTTCCGCATCGACCCCGCCACCGGGGAGAACCTCGGCGGTCTGGACAGCCGTCCGGCTCACATCCGGGAGGTGGCGGAGGCCTCCCTCCGCCGGCTCCGGGTGGAGGCCCTCGACCTCTTCTACCAGCACCGGGTGGATCCGGAGGTGCCCATCGAGGATGTGGCCGGCACCGTGGCCGACCTGGTCCGCGAGGGCAAGGTCCGGCACTTCGGCTTGTCCGAGGCCGGCGCCGGCACCATCCGCCGCGCCCACGCGGTGCACCCCGTGGCCGCCCTGCAGAGCGAGTATTCCCTCTGGTGGCGCGAGCCGGAACGGGAGATCCTGCCGCTCCTGGAGGAGCTGGGCATCGGCTTCGTCCCCTTCAGCCCGCTGGGGCGGGGCTTCCTCACCGGGAAGATCGACGCGGCCACGACCTTCGACCCCGGGGACATCCGCGCCACGGTGCCGCGCTTCACGCCCGAGGCCCGGCAGGCCAACCTGGCCCTGGTGGACCGCCTGAAGGCCATCGCCGCCGCCAAGGGCGGCACCCCGGCCCAGGTCGCCCTGGCCTGGATCCTGGCCCAGAAGCCCTGGATCGTCCCCATCCCCGGCACCCGTCGGCTGGAACGCCTGGAGGAGAACCTGGGCGGGGCGGAACTGGCGCTCACGCCGGCGGACCTGGCCGCCATCGATCGGGCCCTGGCCGAGGTGGAGATCCAGGGGGCCCGGTACCCGGAGCACCTGCAGCGGCTCGTGGGCCGCTGA
- a CDS encoding response regulator: protein MTVLLVIIMLLAFVGIDYLVRETTARLKEKRQRAAREEILKVAVRLDVAGEVKSLKRVEVPEPKARILAVDDEAIVLDSFRRILVLEGYNVDTVENGPEALNLVQRHDYDFVFTDLKMPIMDGVEVVKAVKHLRPDVDVVVITGYATIETAVETMKHGATEYVQKPFTAEELSEFVNRILVKRQARIEAQKAPTVRIVSPSQAENAPAGEFCVPGGSFISTGHAWVRIEPDGQVRIGVDDFAHKAMGAVSQVVLPAPGKAVAKGDVLFSFRRGEEEIRFAAPVAGKVVEDNGALKAEPALVAASPYKDGWICRLQPADLAAELPALKIGRPVVDWYAEEIKRLRELKAEGDGQELAWSDLEAAFLK, encoded by the coding sequence ATGACCGTGCTGCTCGTCATCATCATGCTGCTCGCGTTCGTGGGCATCGACTACCTCGTCCGCGAGACGACGGCCAGGCTCAAGGAGAAACGCCAGCGCGCGGCCCGTGAGGAGATCCTCAAGGTCGCGGTCCGCCTCGACGTCGCGGGCGAGGTCAAGAGCCTCAAGCGCGTCGAGGTGCCCGAGCCCAAGGCCCGCATCCTCGCCGTGGACGACGAGGCGATCGTCCTCGACTCCTTCCGCCGCATCCTCGTGCTGGAAGGCTACAACGTCGACACCGTCGAGAACGGCCCCGAGGCCCTGAACCTCGTTCAGCGCCACGACTACGACTTCGTGTTCACCGACCTCAAGATGCCCATCATGGACGGCGTCGAAGTGGTGAAGGCCGTCAAGCACCTGCGCCCCGACGTCGACGTGGTCGTCATCACCGGCTACGCGACCATCGAGACCGCGGTCGAGACCATGAAGCACGGCGCCACCGAATACGTGCAGAAGCCCTTCACGGCCGAGGAGCTCTCCGAGTTCGTGAACCGCATCCTCGTTAAGCGCCAGGCCCGCATCGAGGCCCAGAAGGCCCCCACCGTCCGCATCGTCAGCCCCAGCCAGGCCGAGAACGCGCCCGCCGGCGAGTTCTGCGTCCCCGGCGGCTCCTTCATCTCCACCGGCCACGCCTGGGTCCGCATCGAGCCCGACGGCCAGGTCCGGATCGGCGTCGACGACTTCGCCCACAAGGCGATGGGCGCCGTCAGCCAGGTGGTCCTGCCCGCGCCCGGCAAGGCCGTGGCCAAGGGCGACGTCCTGTTCTCCTTCCGCCGCGGCGAGGAGGAGATCCGCTTCGCCGCCCCCGTCGCCGGGAAGGTGGTCGAGGACAACGGCGCCCTGAAGGCCGAGCCCGCCCTCGTCGCCGCCAGCCCCTACAAGGACGGCTGGATCTGCCGCCTGCAGCCTGCCGACCTCGCCGCCGAGCTGCCCGCCCTGAAGATCGGCCGGCCCGTGGTCGACTGGTATGCCGAAGAGATCAAGCGCCTGCGCGAGCTCAAGGCGGAGGGCGACGGCCAGGAACTGGCCTGGAGCGACCTGGAAGCCGCCTTCCTCAAGTAG
- a CDS encoding sensor histidine kinase has product MGTRIGTRLIIGASLVSALVIGVMSVLTVRSHNDELVAQLMRNANQLGETIKISTHYDMLENRREDLHRQIRTLGGLQSEGVRKVRLFNKEGRIMFSSDSSEIGTTLDKRGEACYACHQEGKPLEKLDINARARIFRDPDDGVRVLGIINPIPNEPGCYTAACHAHSRQQSVLGVLDVNISLAQADQDIARSRRNMALLAGAAIFFTGIVIWWLNRRLVVRPVEALIKGTRRVADGDLGSAIHVEGRHELGHLAEAFNTMTRTLSETRLQLTQADKLASVGRLAAGIAHEINNPLTGVLTYASLMAKRFPAGDPSAEDLEVIIRETKRCRGIIKELLDFARPTPPSRRLTDLNEVMRHSLAVVMNQLSMSQVNLSLDLAQDLPEVFADANQLQQVVVNLLLNAADVVEPETGQIRLSTRDVGDGFVAFQVEDNGSGIRAEDVPHLFEPFFSTKGNRGTGLGLAVTWGIVEGHAGSIDVQTELGKGTCFSVRIPTRNPETGNPDTNKEALP; this is encoded by the coding sequence ATGGGCACGCGCATCGGAACCCGCCTGATCATCGGCGCCAGCCTCGTCTCGGCGCTGGTGATCGGCGTGATGTCCGTCCTCACGGTGCGCAGCCACAACGACGAACTCGTCGCCCAGCTGATGCGCAACGCGAACCAGCTCGGCGAGACGATCAAGATCTCCACCCACTACGACATGCTCGAGAACCGCCGCGAGGACCTGCACCGCCAGATCCGCACGCTGGGCGGCCTCCAGAGCGAAGGCGTCCGCAAGGTCCGGCTCTTCAACAAGGAGGGCCGGATCATGTTCAGCTCCGACAGTTCGGAGATCGGGACCACCCTCGACAAGCGGGGGGAGGCTTGCTACGCCTGCCACCAGGAAGGCAAGCCCCTCGAGAAGCTGGACATCAACGCGCGGGCCCGGATCTTCCGGGATCCCGACGACGGGGTGCGGGTGCTGGGGATCATCAATCCCATCCCCAACGAGCCCGGGTGCTATACGGCCGCCTGCCACGCCCACTCCCGGCAGCAGAGCGTCCTCGGCGTGCTGGACGTGAACATCTCCCTCGCCCAGGCCGACCAGGACATCGCCCGGAGCCGCCGCAACATGGCCCTCCTGGCGGGCGCGGCCATCTTCTTCACGGGCATCGTCATCTGGTGGCTGAACCGCCGTTTGGTGGTGCGGCCCGTGGAAGCCCTCATCAAGGGCACCCGCCGGGTGGCCGACGGGGACCTCGGCAGCGCCATCCACGTGGAAGGCCGGCACGAGCTGGGTCACCTGGCCGAGGCCTTCAACACCATGACGCGGACCCTGTCCGAGACGCGCCTGCAGCTCACCCAGGCCGACAAGCTCGCCTCCGTCGGCAGACTCGCCGCAGGCATCGCCCATGAGATCAACAACCCGCTGACCGGCGTGCTCACCTACGCCTCCCTCATGGCCAAGCGCTTCCCCGCCGGGGATCCGTCGGCCGAGGACCTGGAGGTGATCATCCGGGAGACGAAGCGGTGCCGGGGCATCATCAAGGAACTGCTGGACTTCGCCCGGCCCACGCCCCCCTCCCGGCGGCTCACGGACCTCAACGAGGTCATGCGGCACAGCCTCGCGGTGGTCATGAACCAGCTGAGCATGAGCCAGGTGAACCTGTCCCTGGACCTCGCCCAGGACCTGCCCGAGGTCTTCGCGGACGCCAACCAGCTCCAGCAGGTGGTGGTGAACCTCCTCCTCAACGCGGCCGACGTGGTCGAGCCCGAGACCGGCCAGATCCGCCTCTCCACCCGCGACGTAGGCGACGGCTTCGTGGCCTTCCAGGTCGAGGACAACGGCTCGGGCATCCGGGCCGAGGACGTCCCCCACCTCTTCGAACCGTTCTTCTCCACGAAGGGCAACAGGGGCACCGGGCTCGGCCTGGCGGTCACCTGGGGCATCGTGGAAGGCCACGCCGGCTCCATCGACGTCCAGACGGAACTCGGCAAGGGCACGTGCTTCTCCGTCCGCATCCCAACCAGGAACCCCGAAACCGGAAACCCAGACACCAACAAGGAGGCACTGCCATGA